The Parambassis ranga chromosome 19, fParRan2.1, whole genome shotgun sequence genome contains a region encoding:
- the nt5dc3 gene encoding 5'-nucleotidase domain-containing protein 3 → MAPLSVSLRSLLKHLDCLQRANVVCSNVFQGLHHRSFRSRLWKRNVSSLSRGVNRLLSQQPRAKNYAASVCSMSTGGQDMTERLWSVYNETKRQTEVISTNSVNPDTIFANNEMSLRDIEIYGFDYDYTLAFYSSHLHTLIFNIARDILIAKHRYPEGLRKYEYIPNFAVRGLHYDVQKALLMKIDAFHYIQLGTVYRGLHPVPDEEVIAMYEGCHVPLENMSDFYGKSSHGHTMKQFMDIFSLPEMTLLSCVNDFFMRHNIDYEPVHLYKDVKEAIRDVHVKGIMYRAVEADIEKYICYGEQSHAVLKKLSEHGKKMFLITNSPFDFVDRGMNYIVGKDWRDLFDVVIVQADKPSFFNDRRKPFRRVTDKGALLWDRIHRLEKGQIYKQGNLYEFLRLTGWIGSKVLYFGDHIYSDLADLTLKHGWRTGAIIPELRKEIKIMNTEQYVHMMTWLQALTGLIEQMQVHRDPASQAVVDEWIRERDAMRPQTKDIFNAQFGSLFRTYHNPTYFSRRLSRFADIYMASISCLLNYDFQHTFFPRRTPLQHESPFWPEYSPASLSMSSATPQGQSRV, encoded by the exons ATGGCGCCCTTGTCAGTGTCCCTTCGGTCTCTACTGAAGCACCTGGACTGTCTGCAGCGGGCGAATGTTGTCTGTAGTAATGTTTTTCAGGGTTTACACCACCGATCATTCAGGTCTCGATTATGGAAACGGAACGTCAGTTCGCTATCCCGGGGAGTCAATCGGCTACTGTCCCAGCAGCCAAGAGCCAAAAACTACGCAGCATCTGTATGTAGCATGTCCACGGGCGGACAGGACATGACAGAAAGACTGTGGTCTGTTTACAATGAGACCAAGAGGCAGACTGAAG TTATATCCACCAACTCTGTGAACCCGGACACCATATTTGCCAACAATGAGATGAGCCTGCGAGACATAGAGATCTACGGCTTCGACTATGACTACACCCTGGCGTTTTATTCCAGCCATCTCCACACCCTCATCTTTAACATAGCACGGGACATCCTCATAGCTAAACACAGG TATCCAGAGGGTCTGCGAAAGTACGAGTATATTCCAAATTTTGCTGTAAGGGGGCTTCACTACGATGTCCAGAAG GCACTGCTGATGAAAATAGATGCTTTTCACTATATCCAATTGGGAACTGTGTACAG GGGTCTCCATCCAGTCCCTGATGAGGAAGTAATTGCCATGTATGAAGGCTGTCACGTGCCTCTAGAGAACATGAGTGACTTCTACGGCAAG AGTTCACATGGCCACACCATGAAGCAGTTCATGGACATATTCTCCCTGCCGGAGATGACGCTGCTGTCGTGCGTCAATGACTTCTTCATGAGGCACAACATTGACTATGAGCCGGTCCACCTCTACAAAGATGTGAAG GAAGCTATTAGAGATGTTCACGTCAAAGGCATCATGTACCGCGCCGTGGAGGCAGATATCG AGAAATACATTTGCTACGGTGAGCAGAGCCACGCTGTGCTGAAGAAGCTGTCAGAGCATGGAAAAAAGATGTTCCTCATTACCAACAGCCCCTTTGACTTTGT GGACCGAGGAATGAACTACATAGTAGGGAAGGACTGGAGGGACCTGTTTGATGTAGTTATTGTTCAAGCAGATAAACCTAGTTTTTTCAATGACAGGAGAAA GCCTTTCAGGCGAGTGACGGACAAAGGCGCTTTGCTGTGGGACCGAATTCACAGACTAGAAAAGGGGCAGATCTACAAACAG GGAAACCTTTACGAGTTCCTCAGACTCACTGGCTGGATAGGATCCAAAGTGCTCTACTTTGGAGATCACATCTACAGCGACTTGGCA GATCTAACACTGAAACACGGCTGGAGGACAGGCGCCATCATACCCGAACTGAGGAAGGAGATCAAGATCATGAACACGGAGCAGTATGTGCACATGATGACGTGGTTACAGGCACTGACGGGACTTATCGAACAGATGCAG GTGCACAGGGATCCAGCATCTCAAGCTGTAGTGGATGAGTGGATCAGAGAAAGAGACGCCATGAG GCCACAGACGAAAGACATCTTCAATGCTCAGTTTGGGAGTCTCTTCCGGACATACCACAACCCCACCTACTTCTCACGCCGACTCTCACGCTTTGCTGACATCTACATGGCCTCCATCAGCTGCCTGCTCAACTACGACTTCCAGCACACGTTCTTTCCTCGGCGCACTCCTCTGCAGCACGAGTCCCCTTTCTGGCCTGAATACAGTCCTGCCAGTTTGAGTATGTCCTCAGCAACTCCACAGGGCCAAAGCAGAGTCTGA
- the hsp90b1 gene encoding endoplasmin produces MKRAWVIGLLFALLAFAAVKADDEVDIDGTVEEDLGKSRDGSRTDDEAVQREEEAIQLDGLNAAQIKELREKSEKHAFQAEVNRMMKLIINSLYKNKEIFLRELISNASDALDKIRLLSLTNEDAMAANEELTIKIKSDKEKNMLHITDTGVGMTKEELVKNLGTIAKSGTSEFLNKMTDMQSEGQSTSELIGQFGVGFYSAFLVADKVIVTSKHNNDTQHIWESDSNQFSVIEDPRGSTLGRGTTITLVLKEEASDYLELETIKNLVRKYSQFINFPIYVWASKTETVEEPIEEDAEAAEDPEKETAEDEAEVEEEEEDKEKPKTKKVEKTVWDWELMNDIKPIWQRPAKEVEEDEYKAFYKTFSKDSDDPLAHIHFTAEGEVTFKSILFVPNSAPRGLFDEYGSKKNDFIKLFVRRVFITDDFNDMMPKYLNFVKGVVDSDDLPLNVSRETLQQHKLLKVIRKKLVRKTLDMIKKIAEEQYNDKFWKEFGTNIKLGVIEDHSNRTRLAKLLRFQTSNSESTLASLEQYVERMKEKQDKIYFMAGTSRKEAESSPFVERLLKKGYEVIYLTEPVDEYCIQALPEFDGKRFQNVAKEGVKFDEGEKAKEKREALEKEFEPLTTWLKDKALKEKIEKAVLSQRLTNSPCALVASQYGWSGNMERIMKAQAYQTGKDISTNYYASQKKTLEINPKHPLIKQMLNRVNADAEDQTASDLAVVLFETATLRSGYQLVDTKAYGDRIERMLRLSMNVPLEEQIEEEPEEEPEEPAEDDSDDKEDIVDEEEDDEETTKTDRDEL; encoded by the exons ATGAAACGAGCCTGGGTGATAGGTCTTCTTTTCGCACTTTTAGCCTTTG CCGCTGTAAAGGCTGACGATGAAGTTGACATTGATGGAACAGTAGAGGAGGATTTGGGTAAAAGCAGAGATGGCTCCAGGACAGATGATGAGGCGGTGCAGAG AGAAGAGGAGGCTATCCAGCTGGATGGGTTGAATGCTGCACAGATTAAGGAACTCAGAGAAAAGTCTGAAAAACATGCCTTCCAGGCTGAAGTCAACCGAATGATGAAGCTGATTATCAACTCTCTCTACAAGAACAAGGAG ATCTTCCTTAGGGAGTTGATTTCCAATGCCTCAGATGCTCTGGATAAGATCCGCTTGTTGTCTCTTACCAATGAGGATGCAATGGCTGCCAATGAAGAGCTGaccatcaaaataaaa TCTGATAAGGAGAAGAACATGCTCCACATCACAGACACTGGTGTCGGAATGACTAAAGAGGAGTTGGTTAAGAACCTGGGCACCATCGCTAAGTCCGGCACCAGTGAGTTCCTGAACAAGATGACAGACATGCAGTCTGAGGGACAGTCTACATCTGAGCTGATTGGGCAGTTTGGCGTGGGCTTCTACTCTGCTTTCCTGGTCGCCGACAAGGTTATTGTGACATCCAAGCACAACAATGACACCCAGCACATCTGGGAGTCTGACTCGAATCAGTTCTCCGTCATTGAGGATCCCCGTGGCAGCACATTGGGCAGAGGAACCACCATCAC ACTTGTCCTAAAGGAGGAGGCCTCAGACTATCTGGAGCTGGAGACCATCAAGAACCTTGTCAGGAAATACTCTCAGTTCATCAACTTCCCCATCTATGTTTGGGCCAGCAAG ACTGAGACTGTTGAAGAGCCCATTGAGGAAgatgcagaggcagcagaggatcCAGAGAAGGAGACTGCTGAAGATGAGGCTGaggtagaggaagaggaggaggacaaagaaaagCCAAAAACAAAGAAG GTTGAGAAGACTGTGTGGGACTGGGAACTGATGAATGACATCAAGCCCATCTGGCAGAGACCAGCTAAGGAGGTTGAGGAGGATGAATACAAGGCTTTCTACAAGACTTTCTCAAAG GACAGCGACGACCCTCTGGCACACATCCACTTCACGGCTGAGGGCGAGGTTACATTCAAGTCTATCCTGTTTGTGCCCAATTCAGCTCCCCGTGGTCTGTTTGATGAGTACGGTTCCAAGAAAAACGATTTTATCAAG CTGTTTGTCAGGAGAGTGTTTATCACTGATGACTTCAATGATATGATGCCCAAGTACCTTAACTTTGTCAAGGGAGTG GTTGACTCTGATGACCTTCCTCTCAATGTGTCCAGAGagactctgcagcagcacaaactgctgAAG GTTATCCGGAAGAAGCTGGTGCGCAAGACGTTGGACATGATCAAGAAGATTGCAGAGGAACAGTACAATGATAAGTTCTGGAAGGAGTTTGGAACCAACATCAAGCTGGGCGTCATCGAGGATCACTCCAACAGGACCCGTCTCGCTAAGCTGCTGCGCTTCCAGACCTCCAACAGTGAGAGCACCCTGGCAAGCCTGGAGCAGTATGTGGAACGCATGAAGGAGAAGCAGGACAAGATCTACTTCATGGCTGGTACAAGCAGAAAGGAG GCTGAGTCCTCTCCCTTCGTAGAGAGGCTGCTGAAGAAGGGCTATGAGGTGATCTATCTGACAGAGCCTGTGGATGAATACTGCATCCAGGCTCTACCCGAGTTTGACGGAAAGCGATTCCAAAACGTGGCTAAGGAGGGCGTCAAATTTGACGAGGGTGAAAAGGcaaaggagaagagggaggccTTGGAGAAGGAGTTTGAACCTCTGACCACTTGGCTGAAGGACAAGGCTCTTAAGGAGAAG ATTGAGAAGGCCGTGCTCTCTCAGAGGCTGACCAATTCACCCTGTGCTTTGGTTGCCAGTCAATATGGCTGGTCAGGAAACATGGAGAGGATCATGAAGGCACAAGCTTACCAGACAGGAAAAGACATTTCCACAAA TTATTATGCCAGCCAGAAGAAAACACTAGAAATCAACCCCAAACATCCTCTTATCAAGCAGATGCTCAACAGGGTCAAT GCTGATGCTGAGGACCAGACTGCATCAGATCTGGCTGTAGTTTTGTTTGAGACGGCCACACTGCGTTCCGGCTACCAGCTGGTTGACACGAAGGCATACGGAGACAGGATAGAGCGCATGCTCCGACTCAGCATGAATGTTCCTCTGGAAGAACAG ATTGAAgaagagccagaggaggagcctgaggAACCAGCAGAGGATGACTCTGACGATAAAGAGGATATTgtagatgaggaggaagacgatGAAGAAACG acaaaaacagacagggATGAACTGTGA